A genomic region of Parambassis ranga chromosome 7, fParRan2.1, whole genome shotgun sequence contains the following coding sequences:
- the calcrl2 gene encoding calcitonin gene-related peptide type 1 receptor — protein sequence MGVFAGKDSLTAHPMKRDMWRTLTLSLVVAVALGTEVSHSQDGGSLVADEKAEEEEQEKFSDISSVLGNSRHQILAAQFECYLKIIHDPPWIEEGSFCNRTWDGWLCWGDSSPGTAMQMCPEYFNDFDPAEKVTKVCNPDGQWFHHPESNRVWSNYTQCGAYTSDKRKFAVSLYYLAMVGHGLSIVSLIICLIIFSYFKTLSCQRISLHKNMFLSFIMNSIVTIMWLSITFNNQAINSCNPVSCRILAVLTQYTMASNYFWMLCEGIYLHTLIIVAVFVGEQQLFWYYILGWGFPIVPAITYAVARGLFFNDKCWINSNTQLLYIIHGPIQAALLVNLFFLLNIVRVLVTKLKETHCAESTAYMKAVRATLILIPLLGVQFILLPWRPEGRISQAIYEFFIHIFAHFQGLLVAIILCFCNAEAQTALKRKWSQWKSTWGKTGWGETPITNNHFNYHTSSSITETSRATINLEQPAAATTTTATAVAAAAAPSTVQKENSHFLSMVQQKANGQEKKSHTRTNGEVDMLNMLETTDI from the exons ATGGGAGTATTTGCCGGAAAGGACAGTTTGACAGCTCACCCCATGAAAAG AGACATGTGGAGGACCCTCACACTCTCTCTGGTAGTTGCAGTGGCGTTGGGCACAGAG GTGTCCCACTCTCAGGATGGTGGGTCCCTGGTGGCTGatgaaaaagcagaggaggaggagcaggagaaatTTAGCGACATATCCAGCGTACTGGGAAACTCAAGGCACCAGATCCTGGCTGCTCAGTTTGAGTGCTACCTAAAGATAATCCACGATCCTCCATGGATAGAAGAAG GCTCTTTCTGTAACCGTACGTGGGACGGCTGGCTGTGTTGGGGAGATTCTTCTCCAGGGACAGCCATGCAGATGTGTCCTGAATACTTTAATGACTTTGACCCTGCTG AGAAGGTTACCAAAGTGTGTAATCCTGATGGCCAGTGGTTCCACCACCCAGAGAGTAACAGAGTCTGGTCCAACTACACCCAGTGTGGGGCCTACACTAGCGACAAACGCAAG tttgCCGTCAGCCTGTACTACCTGGCTATGGTGGGTCACGGACTTTCCATTGTCTCTTTAATCATTTGTTTGATTATCTTCTCCTACTTCAA gaCTCTCAGCTGCCAGAGAATCTCTCTccacaaaaacatgtttctttctttcatcatGAACTCCATTGTCACCATAATGTGGCTCTCAATAACTTTCAATAACCAGGCCATTAATTCCTGCAACCCT GTGAGCTGTAGGATCCTGGCTGTTCTCACTCAGTATACAATGGCTTCTAATTACTTCTGGATGCTGTGTGAAGGCATCTACCTGCACACGCTCATCATAGTGGCTGTCTTCGTCGGAGAACAGCAGCTCTTCTGGTACTACATCCTAGGATGGG GCTTTCCCATTGTTCCTGCCATCACCTACGCTGTGGCTCGTGGGCTCTTCTTTAACGACAA gtgcTGGATCAACTCAAACACTCAACTGCTCTACATCATCCATGGGCCCATACAAGCTGCACTGCTA GTGAACCTCTTCTTTCTCCTGAATATTGTGCGTGTTTTGGTCACTAAACTGAAAGAGACGCACTGCGCTGAGTCCACAGCCTACATGAAGGCAGTAAGAGCCACCCTCATTCTCATCCCACTGCTGGGAGTCCAGTTCATCCTTTTACCCTGGAGGCCTGAGGGACGCATCAGCCAGGCCATCTATGAGTTTTTTATACACATCTTCGCACACTTTCAG GGACTCCTGGTGGCAATCATATTATGTTTCTGCAATGCTGAG gctcagacagctttgAAGAGGAAGTGGTCTCAGTGGAAGTCCACCTGGGGCAAAACTGGCTGGGGGGAAACTCCTATCACCAACAACCACTTTAACTaccacaccagctcctccaTCACCGAAACCAGCCGTGCCACCATCAACTTAGAGCAGCCCGCtgctgctactactactactgctactgctgttgctgctgctgcagcgccTTCAACAGTGCAGAAGGAAAACAGCCACTTCCTGTCCATGGTGCAACAGAAAGCCAATGGTCAGGAGAAGAAGAGCCACACACGCACCAACGGGGAGGTGGACATGCTTAACATGCTGGAGACCACTGACATCTGA